One genomic region from Vitis riparia cultivar Riparia Gloire de Montpellier isolate 1030 chromosome 17, EGFV_Vit.rip_1.0, whole genome shotgun sequence encodes:
- the LOC117904940 gene encoding uncharacterized protein LOC117904940 has product MKKRQELQGHDQDQLEILKAVAQAWHGHSVSNNRPTNEFDAYKRNFKSKPSRFKLEAISKSSSNDPTAPSARWDFGQSLWDSYEIVTVSKRLEVGLVLEDPFQDSYQPRVVRRRRESKNSLRNLFTRVSSKRFKETDIPPES; this is encoded by the coding sequence ATGAAGAAAAGGCAAGAGCTTCAAGGCCATGACCAAGATCAGCTTGAAATCCTCAAGGCTGTGGCGCAGGCTTGGCATGGTCATTCTGTGAGTAACAATAGACCCACCAATGAGTTTGATGCGTACAAGAGGAATTTCAAGAGCAAGCCCAGTAGGTTCAAGCTTGAAGCCATCAGCAAGTCTTCGTCCAATGACCCTACTGCTCCCTCTGCAAGGTGGGATTTTGGGCAGTCTCTTTGGGATTCATACGAGATTGTGACAGTGTCCAAAAGGTTGGAGGTGGGACTAGTGTTGGAAGACCCCTTCCAAGATTCATACCAACCAAGAGTTGTTAGGAGACGTAGGGAGAGCAAGAACAGCCTTAGGAATTTGTTCACTCGGGTGTCTTCTAAGAGGTTTAAAGAGACTGATATTCCTCCCGAGTCCTGA
- the LOC117904590 gene encoding uncharacterized protein LOC117904590, translating into MGNQMQPHHLGMKGKIKCLSIRRHLLLPEIASRANLEADPKKTMLGSSDRKPVHGWDTTPDDYLSHIKRMERSLSIVPGAPHYPVVHKAFNNKSPFEEAQGNGRKQRQPRKVSFQDQQGQSNNGSSQVVDEETDDIEAEAEGFIQQKHRGFELCKWKTFKAY; encoded by the coding sequence ATGGGGAATCAGATGCAGCCTCATCACTTGGGAATGAAGGGGAAAATAAAGTGTTTGTCTATAAGAAGGCATCTTCTATTACCAGAAATTGCAAGTAGAGCAAATCTGGAAGCCGACCCAAAGAAAACCATGCTCGGCAGTTCCGATCGCAAGCCGGTTCATGGTTGGGACACCACCCCCGATGACTACCTTTCTCATATCAAAAGAATGGAACGGTCACTGAGTATTGTGCCCGGTGCCCCCCACTACCCTGTCGTGCATAAAGCCTTCAACAACAAGTCTCCCTTTGAAGAAGCGCAGGGGAATGGTCGCAAACAACGTCAACCCCGCAAGGTCTCTTTTCAAGATCAGCAAGGTCAGAGCAACAATGGGAGCAGCCAGGTAGTTGATGAAGAAACTGATGATATTGAAGCCGAAGCCGAAGGCTTCATCCAGCAAAAGCACAGGGGCTTTGAGCTGTGCAAGTGGAAGACCTTCAAAGCGTATTGA
- the LOC117904587 gene encoding pentatricopeptide repeat-containing protein At1g08070, chloroplastic-like translates to MAVTLPLLPAKTPTAKTSISLFPENPKTLILEQCKTIRDLNEIHAHLIKTRLLLKPKVAENLLESAAILLPTSMDYAVSIFRQIDEPDSPAYNIMIRGFTLKQSPHEAILLFKDMHENSVQPDEFTFPCILKACSRLQALSEGEQIHALIMKCGFGSHGFVKNTLIHMYANCGEVEVARRVFDEMSERNVRTWNSMFAGYTKSGNWEEVVKLFHEMLELDIRFDEVTLVSVLTACGRLADLELGEWINRYVEEKGLKGNPTLITSLVDMYAKCGQVDTARRLFDQMDRRDVVAWSAMISGYSQASRCREALDLFHEMQKANIDPNEITMVSILSSCAVLGALETGKWVHFFIKKKRMKLTVTLGTALMDFYAKCGSVESSIEVFGKMPVKNVLSWTVLIQGLASNGQGKRALEYFYLMLEKNVEPNDVTFIGVLSACSHAGLVDEGRDLFVSMSRDFGIEPRIELYGCMVDILGRAGLIEEAFQFIKNMPIQPNAVIWRTLLASCKVHKNVEIGEESLKQLIILEPTHSGDYILLSNIYASVGRWEDALKVRGEMKEKGIKKTPGCSLIELDGVIHEFFAEDNVHSQSEEIYNAIEDMMKQIKSAGYVPNTAEARLDAEEDDKESSVSHHSEKLAIAFGLIKSPPGTTIRITKNLRVCTDCHNATKLVSKVFNREIVVRDRTRFHHFKEGSCSCNDYW, encoded by the coding sequence ATGGCTGTGACACTTCCTCTCCTTCCCGCCAAAACCCCAACTGCCAAAACCTCCATTTCACTATTCCCTGAAAACCCTAAGACCCTAATCTTAGAGCAATGCAAAACCATCAGAGACCTGAATGAAATCCATGCCCATCTCATCAAAACGCGCCTTCTCCTCAAACCGAAAGTCGCTGAAAACCTCCTTGAATCGGCCGCCATACTTCTGCCCACTTCTATGGACTATGCTGTCTCCATTTTCCGCCAAATCGATGAACCCGATTCACCGGCCTATAACATTATGATAAGGGGTTTCACATTGAAGCAATCACCCCATGAAGCCATTCTTTTGTTTAAGGATATGCATGAAAATTCTGTACAACCAGATGAATTCACGTTTCCCTGCATTTTGAAGGCTTGTTCTAGACTACAAGCTTTAAGTGAAGGAGAACAGATCCATGCCCTGATCATGAAATGTGGATTTGGGTCTCATGGGTTTGTGAAGAACACTTTAATTCACATGTATGCAAATTGTGGTGAAGTTGAGGTTGCTCGCCGCGTGTTTGATGAAATGTCTGAAAGGAATGTTAGAACCTGGAATTCAATGTTTGCGGGGTACACGAAAAGCGGGAACTGGGAGGAGGTTGTGAAGTTGTTCCATGAAATGTTGGAATTGGATATTAGGTTTGATGAGGTCACATTGGTTAGTGTTCTAACCGCTTGTGGGAGATTGGCTGATTTAGAACTGGGAGAGTGGATAAATAGGTATGTAGAAGAGAAAGGGCTGAAGGGGAATCCCACTTTGATCACTTCTCTCGTTGATATGTATGCAAAATGTGGTCAGGTGGATACTGCAAGGCGATTATTTGACCAAATGGATCGCAGGGATGTTGTTGCGTGGAGCGCTATGATCTCTGGTTATAGCCAAGCAAGCCGGTGCAGAGAGGCCCTAGATCTGTTCCATGAGATGCAGAAGGCAAACATTGATCCTAATGAGATTACTATGGTCAGTATACTTTCTTCTTGTGCTGTTCTTGGAGCTTTAGAAACTGGTAAATGGGTCCATTTCTTCATCAAGAAGAAGAGGATGAAGCTCACTGTTACCCTTGGAACTGCACTAATGGATTTCTATGCAAAATGTGGGTCTGTAGAGAGTTCCATCGAGGTTTTTGGAAAGATGCCTGTGAAAAATGTTTTGTCTTGGACAGTGCTAATTCAAGGTCTTGCTAGTAATGGACAAGGGAAAAGGGCTCTTGAGTACTTCTACTTAATGCTGGAAAAGAATGTTGAACCAAATGATGTGACTTTCATTGGTGTTCTTTCTGCTTGCAGTCATGCAGGTTTGGTTGATGAGGGTCGTGATCTTTTTGTTAGTATGAGTAGAGATTTTGGTATTGAACCGAGGATTGAGCTCTATGGTTGCATGGTTGATATTCTTGGTCGAGCTGGGCTGATAGAAGAGGCATTTCAGTTCATTAAGAACATGCCCATTCAACCAAATGCGGTTATCTGGAGAACATTATTGGCATCATGCAAGGTTcataaaaatgttgaaattggGGAAGAATCATTGAAGCAGCTTATCATATTGGAACCCACACATTCTGGAGATTACATActtctttcaaatatttatgcATCAGTTGGTAGGTGGGAGGATGCATTAAAGGTGAGGGGTGAGATGAAAGAGAAAGGGATTAAGAAGACACCAGGTTGTAGCTTGATTGAGTTGGATGGAGTAATTCATGAGTTTTTTGCTGAAGACAATGTACATTCTCAGTCTGAAGAAATTTATAATGCTATCGAGGATATGATGAAGCAGATCAAGTCAGCAGGCTATGTGCCCAACACAGCAGAAGCAAGACTAGATGCAGAAGAAGATGATAAGGAATCTTCAGTGTCACACCATAGCGAGAAGCTGGCTATTGCCTTTGGTCTTATTAAAAGCCCCCCAGGAACTACAATTAGAATAACGAAAAATCTCAGAGTGTGCACTGACTGCCACAATGCGACAAAGCTTGTATCAAAGGTTTTTAACCGAGAAATTGTTGTCAGGGACAGGACTCGCTTCCACCATTTCAAAGAGGGATCATGCTCCTGCAATGACTACTGGTAA
- the LOC117904589 gene encoding serine/threonine-protein kinase STY13-like: MESGNRFYSVDEFHLDPKWLIDPKHLFVGPRIGEGAHAKVYEGKYKNQNVAIKIVHRGETPEEITKREARFAREVSMLSRVQHKNLAKFIGVCKKPVMVIVTELLLGGTLRKYLLNMRPRCLDARIAVGFALDIARAMECLHSHGIIHRDLKPENLILTADHKTVKLVDFGLAREESLTEMMTAETGTYRWMAPELYSTVTLRHGEKKHYNNKVDAYSFAIVLWELLHNKLPFEGMSNLQAAYAAAFKNVRPSAENLPEELAIILTSCWKEDPNARPNFSQIVQMLLHYLSTISPPEPAIPSRVFASENTILPPESPGTSSLMAVRDDSGETPKVKMENKPKGFFFCFNQCY; the protein is encoded by the exons ATGGAATCTGGAAATAGGTTCTACTCTGTTGATGAGTTTCACTTAGACCCCAAATGGCTGATTGATCCAAAGCATCTTTTTGTTGGGCCAAGAATTGGAGAAGGAGCTCATGCCAAAGTATATGAGGGAAA ATATAAAAATCAGAATGTCGCCATCAAAATTGTTCATAGAGGAGAAACTCCAGAGGAGATCACCAAGAGAGAAGCACGATTCGCAAGAGAGGTCTCAATGCTTTCAAGAGTTCAGCATAAAAACCTGGCAAAG TTTATTGGTGTCTGCAAGAAGCCTGTAATGGTGATAGTCACCGAGCTTTTATTGGGAGGGACATTGCGTAAATATTTGCTAAACATGCGACCAAGATGCTTGGATGCTCGAATTGCAGTTGGTTTTGCTCTTGATATTGCTCGAGCAATGGAATGCCTGCACTCTCATGGGATCATACATCGTGATCTGAAACCTG AGAACTTAATCTTGACTGCAGACCACAAAACAGTTAAACTGGTGGATTTTGGTTTAGCAAGGGAAGAGTCACTGACAGAGATGATGACTGCTGAAACAGGGACTTACCGTTGGATGGCTCCAGAG TTGTACAGTACTGTGACATTAAGGCATGGAGAGAAGAAGCACTACAACAACAAAGTGGATGCTTATAGCTTTGCCATTGTCTTGTGGGAGCTTTTACATAACAAGTTGCCGTTTGAAGGCATGTCTAATTTACAGGCAGCATATGCAGCTGCTTTTAAG AATGTGAGGCCCAGTGCTGAAAACCTCCCAGAGGAGTTGGCTATAATACTAACTTCATGTTGGAAGGAGGATCCTAACGCCAGACCGAACTTCAGCCAGATAGTCCAGATGCTCCTCCATTATCTTTCTACCATTTCACCTCCAGAACCTGCAATCCCTTCTCGGGTTTTCGCATCAGAAAACACCATCTTGCCACCTGAATCTCCAGGCACAAGCTCTTTGATGGCAGTACGTGATGACTCAGGGGAAACCCCCAAAGTGAAGATGGAGAACAAACCAAAAGGCTTCTTCTTTTGCTTTAACCAGTGCTATTAA